TGTTCAATGCTTAGGGTGTAAGCTTGAATTATTGATGAATTTAATGGGTGGTTAATGCTTAGTCTCAAACGGCTAGGCAGTCGCCAGGTGTAACTTTCTTTTAAATTGCTTTCCAAACTTGCTTTAACACTGTCAATCTCATCTCTAATAATGCTATCGTTAAAGCTTATAAAATCATCTACATTAACACCTTCAAACTGATATTGATTTTCAATATGCATATTGGTAGTCTTGTCGTTCCATTTTATGAACCCTAAATCGCTGATAGATACCTCGATATCTCCTTTATTGATACTGTCTTTATAGCTTATACCAAAGGCTGCACCATATCCATTGTTAGAAAAAGGTTTGTTGAACATATTAGTGTCCGTATAGTGTGCTTCAAAGTCCACTTGGTAATTGATAAAGGTGGCTTGAGGGTCAGTGTAAAAGCGAGCATCATTGACATTGAGATTTAGAAATTGATGCCCTAACAATAAGCCAACACTCGTATTTATTTTTTTACTCCACTGATAAGAAAAGTCGATTTGTGAATAATTGAAAGCGGTCAATTTTAATGGATCTAGTTTTAGACTTTCTCCTTTAAATGGGGTATTTCCTAAAAGAATTAATTCAACTAAAGATTTTGGATAAGTGGCGTAAGTACCAATTCGATTAGATAAACTTAAGCCCCAGCCTTTTTTATCTTGATACTTAAACTCTCCATTAGCCTCAAAGGCTAGGTGGTTTTCTAGTTGTAAGTTATCGATAATATTATTTTTTTCATCTGCACTAAGAAATCCATAAGATTGGGAAAGCAATTGAGAACTTATACCACTATTAAAAAAGCCAATATCTCCATTGT
This region of Flavobacteriales bacterium genomic DNA includes:
- a CDS encoding DUF5723 family protein — encoded protein: MHKYILIFLLTAALSAQSQESSFEYNGDIGFFNSGISSQLLSQSYGFLSADEKNNIIDNLQLENHLAFEANGEFKYQDKKGWGLSLSNRIGTYATYPKSLVELILLGNTPFKGESLKLDPLKLTAFNYSQIDFSYQWSKKINTSVGLLLGHQFLNLNVNDARFYTDPQATFINYQVDFEAHYTDTNMFNKPFSNNGYGAAFGISYKDSINKGDIEVSISDLGFIKWNDKTTNMHIENQYQFEGVNVDDFISFNDSIIRDEIDSVKASLESNLKESYTWRLPSRLRLSINHPLNSSIIQAYTLSIEHRMDLYNVPRISLDVHKIAQKHLFSLGYHIGGIERQGFQMSYSYKGKKTHWQLYTKQANAIIPSTNYGVHLGIGIKRVFSSSK